Genomic segment of Geotrypetes seraphini chromosome 4, aGeoSer1.1, whole genome shotgun sequence:
GTGTTTTTAAAAGCGAGGCTAATGTTGTGTGAGCTTCCAAATGCCTTGTCACTGAGCCACTACTAGCAGGCATAGGCGTGCTCACCataacggtcatagagttcctatgagcatcatagcagacgcggagcattcagcaatctggcaggcgctaaaaacctcttccacacttctgtaaaagggggggaaagtAAAGCAAGTCAAACCACAAGGAACATGTTGGTTAACTGTTTGTTTCACTGGCTActgatttttctctgtgcctgTTGGAAATGGTCACGTTGGAGGCTGTTTTATAAGTGGGTGCCTCCATTTATGCATGCCAAGACCATATGGTTcgtgcctattctataatggaaacgGTGCCTGGTTACCATTATAGAATGTTAGCATAACCTGGGATCAGTACCTACAATTACGCCAGCCATAGGGCTGATAACTATATGCAGCAGGGAAATGCATAACATATGGTATTTTATACGCTACCCATGTGAGAGTCTCTTCCGTGCACCCTCCCTGTGTACACCTCCTTACAAAAATACCCTTCTAGCACTTACACGGGTATGTGTACACGTAAGTACtgctattctaaacatttactcCCCCAATTCATAAGTAAATGGGGGACCCCTATAGAACTCCCCTCATTGTATGTTTTGTTGTGAAAGTATTTTTTGTGACTTGTCTTGCACTATGTTTTGTAAGGCTAATGGGATAAATATTGAAATTAATGAATGTGTAAATACACttccttgtatttctttttttttttttaataaacttttcaATCGTTTACATTGTcataataacaaaagaaaaaaaaaggcattcaTTAACGTAAAAATTTAAACATAATGAATtccatacataattccttttaaagCCCATATAAATGGAGAGACATATTAATATTTCAAATCAGAATTTATAAGTAACAACAAGGAATAAATTCAGGATCCACCCTTGTGGATCTCGATATATTCCTAACTTAATAGGGATTATtcatttttctcctcttttttctcaGCAATGAAACATAATCATCATTCATAAATATTTAAGTCATTTCTTTTCTCTAGCaattaaaaattgttgcaattgtatgggatcccaaaatacaaaTTCTACTTCTTGTAACTTAACAAGGCACTTACACGGAAATTTTAAGTAAAACGATGCCTCGAGAGTTAAAACTCTagcttttaatttcaaaaattattttctccttaattgagtagctctagagacaactggaaaaatcacaaaatttcattaacctgtttttaaaatataatttcatcatTAACATTTTgtccatctcactcatgcatgttatcaccagggtggaccgtGTCTAGATCACATCCTGACTATCTTCCAGAAACTCTGTCAAATTAATTTCAGTTGATACCAAATGGTCCACATCCTGGCCAGATTCTAACTTCCTTGTATTCCTTTAACATTTTACTTTGTGAGTAGAGGAGTAGCCTTATGATTAGCGCAGTTGCCTGAGAACCAGgaaaactgggttcaattccccacTGCCGCtccttttgactctgggcaagtcacttaactctctattgccccaggtacaaaataagtacctgtatataatgtttaaaccactttgactgtaccacagaaaggtggtataccaAGTCCCTTCCTCTTTTCTGTTCTCCTTTTGCATCATAGTAATAACCCATTGCTTGAAAGGACACATAGCAGATTAAGCAAGCATAGTTTAATACAAGACTTTAATCAAAAATAAATCATATGCCTGACTTGGCCACGTTTCGCCAAAGGCTGCGTCAGAGACAACAAAACCAGAGAGGTATAATTTTAAACCTCTTTTAGTAACAGTCAAAAAATGCCACTAAATGAAGGTCATGCCAGAGAGAGATTAAAGCTCAGCACCTACAGTATTTCTCTCTGAAATAACAAAGCAATATCAGCAAATAAGCAGAAAGTCTTTGCACTAATTCCTTCCTTCTTTTGCATCATCCTAATGACCCATTTCTTTTAATTGCAGAGAGATTTCCAAGGACTCCTTGAAAACTAAGCTGTTGCAGCTGGAATGCCATTTTACATGGGAATTATTGAAAGATGATTCGGATCTCGATGATCTGGAGGACAGACTTCATGACCAACTTGAATTTTTATTCCCAAATTGCAGGTCAATGGTTTATAATCTGCTTGCCTATGTGAATCAACTAAAAGGTAACAATGTCGAAGCCCTTGCAAATCTTCAAAAAGCTGAAGAGTTAATTCAAGAGATCCAGGATGATGATATCAGCACAAAAATTATTACCACCTATGGGAACTATGCATGGATATACTATGATATGGATAAGCTTGAGAATGCCAATACCTACCTTGGGAAGGTGGAAGATATTTGTAAAATGTTATTGAGCACATCTCCCTATAAAGTTCCAGTCTCTGATGTTTATGGTGAAAAAGGATGGGCCTTATTAAAGTTTTGTGGACAATATTATGAAAAAGCAAAAGAATGTTTCCAGAAGGCTCTTGAAAAAGATCCTGAAGGCCCAGAATGGAATTCTGGCTACGCAACGGTTGTGTACCGTCTGGAGGGTtttaacaacaaaaaatataccccAGAAGATTGCGAATCCGTAGAACTGTTGAGACGTGCTATAAAGCTGAATCCTAAAGACACAGTAGTGAAGGCACTCTTGGGTCTGAAACTTCAAGATATGAATCGGTCAGAAGAAGGAGAAAAGTACATTAAAGAAGCATTGGCGAAAACTCCCAATCTTCCTTACCTGTTGCGCTATGTTGCAAAGTTTTACAGACGGCAAGGAAGGGTGGACGACGCCATTAAACTGTTGAAAAGGGCGGTAAGTTTTACACCGCGCTCTGGTTTCCTGCACCACCAGCTAGGCATTTCTTATAGAAAAAAGATGATGCAACTGAAAAATGCTTCAAAAACAAATTATCATGACAGGCGTGAGTCTTCCAAGCAGATTCAAGAGCTAATTAGGTATGCCATTTATCATTTTGAATGTAATGTGGAGCAGAAAACAAAGTTTGTATATGCAAAGATAGACTTGGCCAACATGTATGTAGAAGCGAATCAGCATGACAAAGCAGAAGGAATGTTTCAGAAAGCACTCAGAATGGAGAAGCTTACTGATGCAGAGAAACAACAGATATATTACAACTATGGCCGCTTTCAACAACGCCAGAAAAAGTCAGACTCGGAAGCCATTAGATATTATACAGCAGGGCTAAGGCTTCAGAACAGATCAGCTGAAAGGGATTTGTGCCAAAAAGCTCTGCAAAGTCTCGCGAAAAGGATGATTCAGGAAAATGGAGCAGATGCTTCAGGGTTTGGCCTCCTTGGGCTTATCCACCAGCTGAATGGAGAAAAGAAAGAGGCGATTGAATGCTATGAGAAAGCCCTAGAGCTGGACCCTGATAACGAAGAGTATTTGAGTGGTCTCTGCAATATGCGGCTTTCAATATGAATCGAATGCTTTTGCATGTCTGT
This window contains:
- the LOC117359630 gene encoding interferon-induced protein with tetratricopeptide repeats 5-like isoform X2; this translates as MGEISKDSLKTKLLQLECHFTWELLKDDSDLDDLEDRLHDQLEFLFPNCRSMVYNLLAYVNQLKGNNVEALANLQKAEELIQEIQDDDISTKIITTYGNYAWIYYDMDKLENANTYLGKVEDICKMLLSTSPYKVPVSDVYGEKGWALLKFCGQYYEKAKECFQKALEKDPEGPEWNSGYATVVYRLEGFNNKKYTPEDCESVELLRRAIKLNPKDTVVKALLGLKLQDMNRSEEGEKYIKEALAKTPNLPYLLRYVAKFYRRQGRVDDAIKLLKRAVSFTPRSGFLHHQLGISYRKKMMQLKNASKTNYHDRRESSKQIQELIRYAIYHFECNVEQKTKFVYAKIDLANMYVEANQHDKAEGMFQKALRMEKLTDAEKQQIYYNYGRFQQRQKKSDSEAIRYYTAGLRLQNRSAERDLCQKALQSLAKRMIQENGADASGFGLLGLIHQLNGEKKEAIECYEKALELDPDNEEYLSGLCNMRLSI